One region of Gouania willdenowi chromosome 13, fGouWil2.1, whole genome shotgun sequence genomic DNA includes:
- the jam3a gene encoding junctional adhesion molecule C, with translation MAMTPLVACVVLSISLGLIPSSLGVILRTMDKIVWANEFEPIELTCLIESISTNNPRIEWKKIKNGVPSYVYFQNKIAGDLEQRAQLKEPANILIFNTTRSDTAEYRCEVAAIDDQRDFDEILISLAVRVKPVVPRCSVPEAVTVGTSTELRCLENEGFPASQYRWFHNSEELPQDPKNHPKFINSTYSMNPDTGGLKFRRVRKEDAGEYYCQAKNEAGHAQCPPQTMEVYDVDILGIFLKVLAAVASGLVVTVCMYQCCKRLCFPKKGHNENNYNWPAQTSAFDYVDDDEGHFRHKSSFVI, from the exons ATGGCGATGACGCCCCTCGTAGCGTGTGTTGTTCTCTCCATCAGCCTGG GCCTCATTCCCTCATCACTCGGAGTAATCCTTCGGACTATGGACAAGATAGTGTGGGCAAATGAGTTTGAGC CCATTGAACTGACCTGTTTGATAGAATCCATCTCAACAAACAACCCACGCATTGAGTGGAAAAAGATTAAAAACGGTGTCCCCAGCTATGTTTACTTCCAAAACAAGATAGCTG gcGATTTGGAGCAGAGAGCTCAACTCAAAGAGCCCGCCAACATTCTGATCTTTAACACCACTCGCTCAGACACGGCGGAGTACCGCTGTGAGGTGGCCGCCATCGATGATCAAAGGGACTTTGATGAGATCCTAATCAGTCTGGCAGTAAGAG TGAAACCTGTGGTTCCGCGGTGTAGCGTGCCAGAGGCTGTCACAGTGGGCACGTCCACAGAGCTGCGGTGTCTGGAGAACGAAGGCTTCCCCGCCTCTCAGTACCGATGGTTCCACAACAGTGAAGAGCTCCCCCAGGACCCCAAAAACCACCCCAAGTTCATCAACTCCACCTACAGCATGAACCCCGACACTGGAGGCCTG AAATTTCGAAGGGTAAGGAAGGAGGATGCTGGAGAATACTACTGCCAGGCCAAGAATGAAGCAGGACACGCCCAATGTCCCCCACAAACCATGGAAGTCT ATGATGTGGACATCCTGGGAATTTTCCTCAAAGTGTTGGCGGCTGTGGCGTCAGGCTTGGTTGTGACTGTTTGCATGTATCAGTGCTGTAAACGCCTGTGCTTCCCCAAAAAAGGACACAATGAAAACAA CTACAACTGGCCAGCACAGACGAGTGCTTTTGATTAcgttgatgatgatgag GGTCATTTTCGGCACAAGTCCTCATTTGTCATTTGA
- the LOC114474219 gene encoding vacuolar protein sorting-associated protein 26B-like, with protein MSFFSFGQSADIDVVLNDAETRKKVEHKTEDGKKDKYFLFYDGETVSGKVNVTLKNPGKRLEHQGIKIEFVGQIELYYDRGNHHEFVSLVKDLARPGEMTQSQTFDFEFTHVEKPYESYTGQNVKLRYFLRATVIRRLNDISKEMDIVVHTLSTYPELNSSIKMEVGIEDCLHIEFEYNKSKYHLKDVIVGKIYFLLVRIKIKHMEIDIIKRETTGTGPSVYHENDTIAKYEIMDGAPVRGESIPIRLFLAGYDLTPTMRDINKKFSVRYYLNLVLIDEEERRYFKQQEITLWRKGDVVRKSMSHQAAIASQRFEGSAASESALEQAAKEESG; from the exons ATGAGTTTCTTCAGTTTTGGACAAAGTGCAGACATCGACGTGGTTCTGAATGATGCGGAGACGAGAAAAAAGGTTGAGCACAAGACCGAGGACGGAAAGAAAGACAAGTACTTTCTTTTTTACGATGGAGAGACCGTCAGTGGAAAGGTGAACGTCACGCTGAAGAACCCCGGAAAGAGGCTAGAGCACCAGGGCATCAAGATAGAGTTTGTGGGGCAAATAG agcTGTATTATGACAGAGGGAACCACCATGAGTTTGTGTCCCTGGTCAAAGATCTTGCCAGACCCGGTGAAATGACTCAGTCACAGACCTTTGACTTTGAGTTCACTCACGTGGAGAAACCGTACGAATCCTACACAGGGCAGAATGTGAAGCTACG GTATTTTCTTCGAGCCACTGTGATAAGGAGACTGAATGACATCAGTAAAGAGATGGACATCGTGGTTCACACACTAAGCACTTACCCTGAGCTCAACTCGTCTATTAAGATGGAAGTGGGCATCGAGGACTGTCTCCACATTGAGTTTGAGTACAACAAATCCaa ATACCACCTGAAAGATGTAATTGTGGGGAAAATCTATTTCCTGCTGGTGAGGATTAAGATTAAGCACATGGAGATTGACATCATCAAACGCGAGACGACCGGAACCGGGCCTAGTGTTTATCATGAAAACGACACCATTGCCAAGTATGAGATCATGGATGGAGCTCCAGTCAGAG GAGAATCCATTCCCATCCGATTGTTTCTGGCTGGATATGACCTCACACCTACTATGAGAGACATCAACAAGAAGTTCTCTGTGCGTTACTATCTAAACCTGGTGTTGATCGATGAAGAGGAGCGACGCTACTTCAAACAACAG GAAATCACACTGTGGAGGAAAGGCGACGTGGTGAGGAAGAGCATGTCCCACCAGGCGGCCATCGCCTCTCAGAGGTTTGAGGGCTCGGCTGCTTCAGAGAGCGCTCTGGAGCAGGCCGCCAAGGAGGAGAGCGGATAG